A region from the Brachyspira hampsonii genome encodes:
- a CDS encoding LolA family protein yields MKNIYFIIMISFVFTSVLLTQVKDEYKNAKLLKGNYTQIVTQKGRSFESSGDFIIVNGYGICWFTKSPKESITVMGEKNVVQIMPDGKKKVMADSNNAMFAHIANIIKSIFTYDDKTINESFNQNMNGNIAVYSPKTNELKKIIEKIEVTFSSAGYIEKIKMYSSNNSTTEYIMKVLSKSNTVTSEEIKYFE; encoded by the coding sequence ATGAAAAATATTTATTTTATAATTATGATTTCTTTTGTATTTACATCTGTTTTGCTTACTCAGGTTAAAGATGAATATAAAAATGCAAAACTATTGAAAGGCAATTATACTCAAATAGTAACTCAGAAAGGAAGAAGTTTTGAATCTTCAGGTGATTTTATTATAGTAAATGGTTATGGTATATGCTGGTTTACTAAAAGTCCGAAAGAGTCTATAACAGTAATGGGTGAAAAAAATGTAGTTCAGATAATGCCTGACGGAAAAAAGAAAGTTATGGCTGATTCTAATAATGCTATGTTTGCTCATATAGCTAATATAATAAAATCAATTTTTACTTATGATGATAAAACTATAAATGAATCATTTAATCAAAATATGAATGGAAATATTGCAGTTTATAGTCCTAAAACTAATGAGCTTAAAAAAATAATAGAAAAAATAGAAGTAACTTTTTCTAGTGCCGGATATATAGAAAAAATAAAAATGTATTCTTCTAATAACAGTACAACAGAATATATAATGAAAGTTTTATCTAAATCTAATACAGTAACATCTGAGGAGATAAAATATTTTGAATAA